Within Elizabethkingia sp. JS20170427COW, the genomic segment ATGATGGGATCTCACGCTTGGCATGGCAAAGCTCCTAATGACGAGCAATTAGAAAAAGCCCTAGCTCAATTAACTCCGGATCAATTAGCTGACTATTAATTCTACAATACAGAAAAAAATGAAATTTACATATACAGAAAAAAAAGATACTCGTTCGGGTTTCGGTGCTGGATTAGCAGAGCTTGCTGATAAAAACTCTAATGTTGTTGCATTATGCGCAGACCTTATCGGGTCTCTTAAAATGGAGAAATTTATTGAGAAAGCTCCAGAAAGATTCTTCCAAGTAGGGATTGCAGAAGCCAACATGATTGGTCTTGCTGCAGGACTTTCTATTAACGGAAAAATCCCTTTCACAGGAACTTTTGCTAACTTCTCTACTTCTAGAGTGTACGACCAAATCCGTCAATCTATCGCTTATTCTGAAAAGAATGTTAAAATCTGTGCTTCTCACGCAGGGCTTACTTTAGGAGAAGATGGTGCTACCCACCAAGTTTTAGAAGACATCGGTATGATGAAAATGTTACCAGGAATGGTAGTTATCAACCCTTGTGATTATAACCAAACCAAAGCTGCTACTATTGCAATTGCTGACTATGAAGGTCCTGTGTACTTGCGTTTTGGTAGACCTGCAGTTCCGGTATTTATCCCTGAAGATATGCCTTTTGAAATTGGTAAAGGTATCCTACTTCAAGAAGGTAAAGACGTTACTATTGTAGCAACAGGCCACTTAGTATGGGAATCTTTAGTTGCTGCTGAGGAACTAGAAAAAGAAGGTATTTCTTGCGAAGTAATCAACATCCATACTATTAAACCTCTAGATGAGGAGATTATCCTTAAATCTGTAGAAAAAACAGGTAGAATTGTTACTGCTGAAGAGCACAACTACCTTGGAGGTTTAGGTGAATCTGTATCAGGTATGTTGGCAAGAAGAAGACCTACTCCTCAGGAGTTTGTTGCTGTTAACGACTCTTTTGGAGAATCTGGTACTCCTGCCGAGCTAATGAAAAAATACAAAATCGACTCTGCTGCAGTAGTAGAAGCGGTAAAAAAAGTATTAGCTAGATAACCCCGGGTAAAAACAAATCATCATAAAAAATAGGCTGTCCGAAAATTCGGATAGCCTATTTTGTTATAATTTCCCTAAGTATTACATCTTATATTGCTCGAAAAAAATATTTGAAATAAAAAACCATCAGACAAACAAAAAAGTAAAAGCTCTAAGACTTTATTCAACCCCAAATGTAAAACTCTAAATTTGAATTTATGTTTCCTTTTATATATTGAATTTTAGCTCCTATATATCCCCTGGTAATTCCTATTGTAAAGCTTTTAGTTTCTAAATACAATTATAACTCTAATTCAGCATTCTTCAGATATATATTGATACTTTAAAATTCTCCAAAATATCTCTACATACTGTGTCCATAGCTCTTCCTTTCATAGAAGCTTTTATCTTTTCTTATTTTAATAGATAAGAGCAAATCACGATTCTCGATAAGGAGTTTAAATTCTGAAATTTCCCATTCTCCAACGCTGGTTTTGGAGTATAAAAAAAGCCACTTCATAAATGAAGTGGCTTGCGATCCGGACGGGACTTGTACTATCTTAATTTTTTGTTTATTCATCGTACTTGTATAAAGTACAAAAATTAAGGTAACCGAATTTGCCCCCTCCTATATTGTAATAATTAATTGCAAATCGTATGGGTGCAAAGATAGATATTTTTCCTTTCTCTCCAAACAAACTCATCTATTTTTTGAACAGGTTTTGATAACTTACAGAATATCATCAGGTATTTTTTCTAAACCTTATGTGATTTATGCATTTCATCCAATAATAAGATGCGCTAATTGCTCATATTTTATTCCTGAATACATACAAAACTCATCGATTGTCAGAAATTCGTTGGGTTGTTTTCTAAGATCTTTTCTAATCTTATGCATCAATCTTGTGCTTTGACGATAACTTTTTCCTGTTATACGTTGTATATCCTTCGGATAGATGCAAACCCTGGTAATATTCTTTTCCATACTTTAAATATACCTTTGATTCGAGTTATACGTTAACTAACATGCAATGTACAAAATTTCACGCGTGTCTTTTATGTTCAAATAAGACACTTATGCTCAATTGTGACATCTGGTCGCTACTCTCCTTTCATAGTACAATTTAATATCCAAATTTTGTATTCAAATCAGTCAAAAGTGTTGCAACAATTCAAGATTGATAAGTCAATTAATTATTAATCCTAAATTTTTATAATCATGGCAAGACAGAAAAGTATAATTAAGCTAGCCGGGACTATAGGAGGAATTACTTTCTATAAGTCCAAAGAAGGTTATTTAGCAAGAGAGAAAGGCGGAATACCTGCGGATAGAATCAAGAATGATCCCGCTTTCCAGAGAACCAGGGAAAACGGTGCGGAGTTCGGGCGTGCTGGGAAAGCAGGAAAAGTTCTTCGAAACTCTATCAGACAACTGCTGCAAAATGTGAATGACAGCAGAATGGTAAGCAGACTTACCAAAGAAATGGTAAAAGTAATCCAAATGGATGCTACCAATCCAAGAGGTCAAAGAAATGTAATTGATGGTGAAGCTGAGCTTTTAATTGGCTTTGATTTTAATGCAAATGGGAAGCTGGGTAATACCATTTATGCTCCGTGGATAAAAACATTAGCCAGAGCTACAGGAGAAGCCGGTGTAAGTTTTGATCCATTTGTGCCATCCAACATGGTTGCTACTCCAGGGGGAACTACTCATTTTAAACTTACAGCTGCAGCAATGGAAATTGATTTTGAAAATGAAAGCTACATTGCTCCAACTGGTGAAACCATTATTTATCCATGGGATAATACCCTGACTGCAGCCATTGATATCCCATTGCAATTAACGGCAGATTCAACAAAGCCATTATTTTTGGCATTAGGTGTAGAATTCTTCCAGGAAGTTAATGGTGAAAAGTACTCTCTTAAAAACGGAGCTTTTAATGCGCTAAAGCTAATTGATGTTGTTGGATTGTAATCTACTTCACCATGAAATTAGTATTGCAAAGACAGTACTTTCCTATGGGAACTAATGGAATTTTATCTTTTAACGGCAAGGAAATTTGTAAAACAATTGAATTGCCATGGAAAAACAACCAAAGAAGAATTTCCTGCATTCCCGAAGGAACTTACCGCATCAGAAAACGTTTCAGTGAAAAATTCAGATGGCATTTGGAAGTGGTGAATGTAAAAAACAGAGATTTGATTTTGTTTCACCCTGCCAATGATGCATTGAAAGAACTGAACGGGTGTATTGCCCCAGTTTCCGAACTATCAGGGGAAGGAAAAGGAATCCGTTCGCGGATTGCCTTTGAACGACTGAAAGAAAGTGTTTTTCCATATTTAGAAAAAGGCTTTGTAATTGAATTAATCATTAAAAACAAGTTTAATGAAAAAGGTAATTGAAAGAATGCAGGAGCCTACTCCAAAATTCTTTAAAACGATAAGAAATATAGGATTGTTGCTGACTGCTGTGAGTGGTGTTATTGCTACCGCACCAATTTCACTTCCTACTATTGTTGTTACAATTTCGGGATACTTAACAGTTGCAGGTGGGATTGCCTCGGCAATTAGTCAAACAGCAATTTACAGAGATAATTAATATTTATCTCAATAGATTAAATTTTAAACTGATTTGCTATGAATTACGTGGATAACTCAACAAAAGTCAGCACGGCATTCGGTACTATTCTGACTATCTTTGTCAATATACAGACCGAAGATCTGATTAAAACAATTCTGTTGGCTACAATTGGAGGAATATCCAGCTTTATAGTAACATTGTTAGTCAAATTTCTTATCAGAAATATAAAAAGCAAGTTCCGGAAATAAAAGTTATGGAGACTGCGGAACAAATGAGCCTCTCAAGAAATCGAGAGGCTTTATTTTACTAAATATGATTTCATAGAAATTTCGTTTATTTTATAAAGATTTAAAAAGAATTTACCATCACTGTCGAAGTTGTTTAAACTAATTTTGTATTCTTTTACTAAAATCACTAAAGTTGCCTGACTTACTGTATTTGCATATAATATAAGTTTTTTGAAAAAGTCTTTATAATCCTTGATTTCAGCATCAATTAACGAAAGTATAACTTCGCCATCATCTTTAAAATGAAATGCATCTAAGATATTACTACCGACTTTGCTATGGACTGATTTTGAATATTCATCATACATCGATTTTCTAATGTCAAAAAAAATCTGGTAAAACTCTTCATTTCCAAAATTTTCAAGATAATTCCTTACAATTTTCGCAGTTTGTGTCGGATTAGTTTTATTCCATATATCAGTTTCTATTTTATTATTAGCTGGAAGTTGAAAATAATAATTAAAATACTCTTCATCCACTAAAATTGCTATTCCTTTTTCTGATGACTCAATAAAATTTCGGAATAAAATTTTTGTTTGTGTCTGAAATCCACTTTCCGATAATATCATTATTGACTTAAGAGTTTTAAACTGATTGAGAAGAATCATACTAAAATGCCTTAATATTATAGCTTCTGAATCGGATAAATTAACCTTGCTTTTGATATTGTCATCCTCTGAACTTTTAGTAATAAAGAAATAGAACCAGATATATTGTAATATAATATTGTCAATAATCATTATTTCGATACTATATTCGTTATTAAATTTTTTTAAGTTGTTTTTAATCCTGAAAATTTCTGATTGGAAACTTTTTGCTAATTCAATTATTTCCAAGTCAATTTTTTCTTCGACTAAATCACCTAATTCTATATTTGCTTTTTCAATTATTGATTTTAGGAATTTTTCCTGGTATCTGGTTTTTCGCATATTTATTTTTGATATAAAGTTAAAGACTCTTATTAAAAGAGTCTTTAACTTTATAATTCTAAATATAACCTTTTCAGTAAAGAGGATCTTAATCGAAAAATAAGTTCCAGTTGCTCTTGAATTCTCCTTTCTTGTTCCAGAAGGGATTTTATTTTATCAATCCATTCAGGTTTTTTGTTCACTTTTTTCATCCCCGGAATCACCCAATTTTGAATTATTTTTTTGAGCTCTGAAAGACGAAGCATATCAATCACACTTCCGCAAAGGTATGGATGGAAAAACCCGTTTTTCCAAAGGGTGTAAAACATCCAATAAAGGTTTTCTTTTTCTGTTTCATTCCTGTAATATAGGATAAAACAGTTTGGAAAAGGCTCGAAAAGCGGTTTTCCTGCATTTCGACCTCTTGATAAAGTAAAAATAGCGTTTTGTGGCTGTTCCTTTTCAGGATTGTACGTGCGTACTTTGAAATTGAGCATAGTTTTTCGATTTAAAATTTATGCTCCGCTGAAATATTTTGAAAAGAAAACGAAGAAAAAACCGAAAAAAAAGAAAAAAAGAAAGCCTTTTGAAAGGAGGCAGGGAATTGTATCAAGGTTTTTTGGAAAAAATTTTTGCGTATATTTTATAAGTAAAAACTTTTTTTCAAAAACCCGTAGGGCTTGACCTTTACACAATATGGCGGCTGGCTTTAGGAAGCCTCCTAACTTGCTTTACTTTTTTTATTTTTTGTGTACTGACTGATTCACTAACTTTAAAAGAAAATGCCACGGAAAAAAGAACGTCCAAAATTTATTCACAAGGCTTCAACCCAGGAGTATTTGCATTGTCTTCAGAATATGTCCAAATGGTCAGAAATCTTACTGTCCCAAAATAATGGGAAAGCTTATAACGATTTTCTAAAATGAATATTAGAAAATGATTATTTCAAAAACAGTGAGAATCTTACTATTACTCAAATTTCTAAACTATGCGGACATTCTTCGACTAAGGTTTCAAAATGGTTGCAGGAAATCTATGAGGGAATTCTTGAACTAAATGAGAATAATCCTGAATTATTTTATACTGAATCCGGAATTCAGGTGGAGTTGCACATACGTTATTATGATAGCTATTGTTTCTTCTCGCTGACCTTACCAATGATTCCAAGAGTTTACGAATCTTTTGAACTTTTCTTTATTAAAGCTAAAATGGGATGGACAACATTTTGGGTGAAAGATGTGCAATATTCTATTGATAATAATAAAAACTCTATCTATGTTTTATTGCAAGGAGGAATACTCAATCGCTACCAGGAATTTGCACTTGAAAAAGCTTTATTTGAAGGACAAATTTCTTTTAGAGATGAGTATGAAAAATTCGATTTTGAAATTGGTGATTTGATTTTGGGAAGAAATCGTAATTTCTAACGGGTAAACAAGTTCGCATAAAAAAGATGTCTGACAGAACATTCAATTATGGATAAATTTCTTCTTCTCACTCTATTTGACAAGCGGCTGGAAAAATAGCTGTATGACGATAGGAATACTGCTATGCGCGTGAGTGGAAGTGGCTGTATAGCGGAACTATTTTATATTTTTTTCAAAACTGGTATCCGCTATGCAGTGACTGGAACGGTTGGCAAGAGACTACGCTTCTGCATCTTTTTGTGCATCCTATGAAAATGGGTGGGTGGGAAAAAAGCGTTGGCAAGGCGATGGCGCAAAAGGGCTTTGCCCGTTGCAAGGAAAGCATTTAACATAATCTCAAATTATAGGCGTACCCTGTTGGCAGTTGCGGTAACGAAGTGGACGCAATCCCCGTATCGCTGGCGTATGAGTATAATTTCGATTATGTTATTTGCTGAGGGAAAGCGTGGAATATTAGATTCTCTATGAATTATTTTTTCTATTGTCTTTTGGAAGGGTTGGTTTATTAATTTTCACCTTTGAATTTGTTTTTATTGTTTTCTTTGTGTTTGAGGATTGATTATATTCAAAAATCGATTTTATTTCGGGTTGATATTTTGCTGTAATAAGACTTATTACAAGTATCACAGAAATTGCCCAACCGATAAATTGAAGGATTCTAAGCTTCTTTTTTTGATTTATCAAATCTGTCGCTATTTTTTCGTAGGATTTTTTTAACAGGTTTGATATTGAAGGAAGCCCTTTTTCTTGTATTACATCATCTGTTTTTGTTTGAAGAAACAATTTTTTATAGTTGTCAACATTCTCAGAGACAATCTTGAGAGCATTTTTTTGATTTTGGATAAAAATTGAAATTATGTATGAAAATATAAAGGATGAA encodes:
- a CDS encoding transketolase family protein, with amino-acid sequence MKFTYTEKKDTRSGFGAGLAELADKNSNVVALCADLIGSLKMEKFIEKAPERFFQVGIAEANMIGLAAGLSINGKIPFTGTFANFSTSRVYDQIRQSIAYSEKNVKICASHAGLTLGEDGATHQVLEDIGMMKMLPGMVVINPCDYNQTKAATIAIADYEGPVYLRFGRPAVPVFIPEDMPFEIGKGILLQEGKDVTIVATGHLVWESLVAAEELEKEGISCEVINIHTIKPLDEEIILKSVEKTGRIVTAEEHNYLGGLGESVSGMLARRRPTPQEFVAVNDSFGESGTPAELMKKYKIDSAAVVEAVKKVLAR
- a CDS encoding DUF5675 family protein — protein: MKLVLQRQYFPMGTNGILSFNGKEICKTIELPWKNNQRRISCIPEGTYRIRKRFSEKFRWHLEVVNVKNRDLILFHPANDALKELNGCIAPVSELSGEGKGIRSRIAFERLKESVFPYLEKGFVIELIIKNKFNEKGN